The following coding sequences lie in one Gammaproteobacteria bacterium genomic window:
- a CDS encoding PhnD/SsuA/transferrin family substrate-binding protein: MVERIITCGMYSFTDELKLAWQQLFNILIELLDAGSDREISLRFDSDQSLLCDPALFFGHTCGYPLMIHLKNRLSPFCAPIFDVPGTEGKLYSSRFIVGANSGIALLDNCRDKVAAINAPDSNSGMNVLRYAISNLNPAGQFFSRVITTGSHLHSLEAVVSQQADIAAIDCVSYQLIEDCRPDLVDQVRSIGFSIKTCGLPLVIPGSDSTDTEKLIDNLNRALALAPATVRERLHLLSFEPVALGDYQGIVDIENHAVESGYPLLV, translated from the coding sequence ATGGTCGAACGCATCATTACCTGCGGAATGTATTCATTTACCGATGAGCTGAAACTGGCCTGGCAACAGCTGTTCAATATATTGATAGAGCTGCTCGATGCCGGCAGCGATCGGGAAATATCACTACGCTTCGATTCGGATCAATCGCTACTGTGCGACCCGGCCTTGTTCTTTGGCCATACCTGTGGCTATCCATTGATGATCCATTTGAAAAACCGGTTGAGCCCGTTTTGCGCACCGATATTTGATGTGCCCGGTACCGAGGGCAAACTTTATTCGAGCCGGTTCATCGTGGGTGCGAATTCAGGCATTGCATTACTCGACAACTGCAGGGATAAAGTCGCCGCGATCAACGCGCCGGATTCTAACAGCGGTATGAATGTACTCCGGTACGCGATCTCCAATCTTAATCCGGCGGGACAGTTTTTTTCCAGGGTAATTACCACTGGCAGTCATCTTCACAGTCTCGAAGCGGTGGTAAGCCAGCAAGCTGATATCGCCGCCATCGATTGTGTCAGTTACCAACTGATCGAGGATTGCCGGCCAGATTTAGTGGATCAGGTGCGCAGCATCGGGTTTAGCATCAAAACTTGCGGATTGCCTTTGGTGATTCCAGGTTCAGATAGCACCGATACCGAAAAGCTGATCGACAACCTGAATCGAGCACTGGCGCTGGCACCAGCTACCGTGCGTGAGAGGCTCCACCTGCTCAGTTTCGAGCCCGTGGCGCTTGGCGACTATCAGGGTATCGTCGATATCGAGAACCACGCCGTTGAGTCAGGGTATCCTCTGCTGGTATAG